The Streptomyces sp. NBC_00659 genomic interval CGGCAAGGTGAGCGTCGGCACACTCGCCTTCAACAGCCAACATGTCCTGGTACCGCGGTCAGTGACAATGAAGGTCACGGGAGGCGGTGCCTCCTTCGACCTGGAGGCCCGCTACCCGAAGCCGGACACCTCGATCCAGGGCGGAACCCAGCAATGGAAGGAGAACGGGAGGATGGTGAACCGCTTCGTGCGGTTGACGATCCCCCGACTGCCCACCCACGGGAAGAAGCCCGTGGTCTACGCGGGCACCGGCACGGCCGAGGAGCTCGCCGAGATCGACGCGACGGGCGCGCTGGTACTGATGCGGCCGACCGACATCTGCACGAAGACCTGCAACTTCACCGCACTCCGTGAGCGGGTGACGGCGGCTGCCGCGGCGGGTGCGGTCGGGGTGCTCGTGACCGGCGGAACCGATCGGGTCACCTTGGAGTCGTACGGGACGCGGCTCTACAGCTGCGCGAACGGTCCGGACAGCTGCCCGCCGGTCGAGCCGTACGCGGCGCTGCCGATCGTGACCGTACCTCCGGCCGAGGCCGCCACGCTGATCCGTCGCACCGAGGGCGGGGCCGGCCACGGCGTCAAGGTCGAACTCGGCGGCAACAGCGAAGTGTCGAAGAGCTACGCGCTGGCGTTCGGCACCAGCGGTCAGGTCTCCGCCGGTCTTCCGTACCGGGTCCTGCCCAAGGACCTCGTCCGTGTCGACCACCGCATCCACGCCGATCGGCCCGGGGTGACCACCTGGTTCGGCTGGAGCCGGACCACCGAGGCCGGCCCGGTCATAGTGGACATGGACCTGCCCAAGCCGGCCGGCCAACGGCAGATCACCACGTGGGTCGGGCCGCAGGACGACAGCGCGGTCGACACCTTCGAGGTTGCCACCAGGGACTACGTCGCCCCGTCCGTGGCAAGAGCGACGGGCGCAACCGAAGCTCGCGACCTGGCGCTCGACAGGAAGACCACGATCGACTGGAACACGGGGCCCTCCCTGCCCGGCGCCGTGCCCCAGGTCCGCACCAGGTCGGGCTTCACCAACAGCACCGGCCTGCCGTGCGCCGGCTGCCGGGAGGCCGACCGTTTCTGGCCGACCATGTACGTGACCAGCAGCGGAGGCGGTCGCCAGTCCATCATGGGCATCGTCAACGACACCAGCGGCGCAGCCGGGTTCGTCTATGGGCTGCAAGCCTGTACCACCTGTGACAGCAGCCTCTTCACCAAGGCCGGCGACGAAATCGGGCAACGGCTCGTCCCGGTCAAGTTCACCTTCCAGCTCGGCGAGCCCGGCAACGCGCCGGACCTGGTGTCGGGGAGCAAGCGGTGATGAGCGAAGCGAGGAAGGAGACCGGACTGATGAACGCGACCGCGCCGTCGAGGTGGCGCCGGACAGTGAACCTGACGGCACTGGCAGCCGTAGCGGTGCTTGCGGCAACGGGGTGCACGGCCACTGCTGACGTCGTCGCGTACGACCTGCCTGCGCAATCGGCCCGCTACTCGTTCGAGGCGGAGACCAACGGGGTCAAGACCGTGTGGGAGTACACATCCGACCGGCCTACCAAGGCTGACACACCGACGTCGCAGCCGTGCATCGCGGACAGTGTCGTCAAGGATCCTGGTCCGTGCCGTCCGGAACCGTTGATCTTCCTGCGGTACGACCTGGGCCTGGACCTGGACAACACCGCCGAGGCCGGGGGCCTCCACCCCATCACCGTCACCGGCTACTACCAGGACCGGCTCAGCAAGCCACCGATCGTGACCAAGGTGCGGGTCGAGGCCAGCGTCGACGACGGCAAGACCTGGCGGCCGGCAATCACCGGCCAGGCGGTCGGCAGACCGAACACCTTCACCGCACTGGTCAAGCACCCGAAGCGCGACGAGGCTCCCGGAGGAGTCGCGCTGCGGATCACCGCGACCGACAGCGCGGGGGACACCGTCAAACAGACGATTCCCAAGGCGTACCAACTGCGCTGAGGTGAACCGATGAAGCGGTGAACCCAAATGGACGGGCACGGCCGGGGCGAGACGTGAGTGTCGCCCCGGCCGTCTCTCGCGTACTCGGCGAACCCTCCCCGGATGTGGGTGAGATCGACGCTCGCAGACCCGTTGCGGCGCGGGGAATGAGGGTCGTCGAAACCGGCGTCGCCACTGATGACCCGACCGGCGAAGACCGTCGGGCGGGCGCGCGGCAGCAAAGTTGGGTCATCTGCCCCATCGTCCGGTAGCCCGTGCGCGAACAACAATCGATGACATGGAATCGTCACCTCCGCCTGTCGCGGTCCATCTTCCCCTGTCCGTAAGGCTTTTGACGCACGCTCGAATCTGACGGATCTCCCCGACCGTCCCGGCCCCGCTGGTTTCCCTACGAGGCCGGGTTCCGGGACGAACCCCGCAGGCCGACCGGCCGGTGCCGGGGCGCCGCCGCAGCAGCGGAACGCGTCGTTCGCCGCCCGGCGTTGTACCACCGATCGGCCCGAAGCAGCACTGGCCCGCACCCGCCACGTTCGTCGCAGCCACTCCGCGCAACGCGCGACCCCTGCAACCGCGTGGTCTCCGCGCGCGTTCTCCCCTCAGAAAAGGTCATTGCCGCATGAGACAGTCACCACCGGCTGGGGCATCCAGGCTCCCGGTCCACCTGAGCATCCCCATACTCCGGCGCTTACCGCAGCGCTCACATCGGACGCTCACGGCGCTCACGGCGCTGCTGACCGCGGCCTGCGTGGCCGGGGCGCTCGGCACCCCCGCCATCGCCGCCGCCGAGACGCCGGCCGCCCGGGCGACCCAGCCGCAGGAGAACGGCCCGGTCGTCACCGCTCACACAATCACCCTCGTCACAGGCGAGGTGGTGACGTTGGAGCGCCATGCCGACGGCTTACAGGCGGCGACGGTCGCGCCCACTCCCGACGGCACCCCGACGGCGTTCTCCTCCATGAAGGTGGGCGACGAGGTCTATGTCATCCCGGACACGGCACAGCCGTACCTCGCCGCGAACAAGCTCGACCGCGAACTGTTCAACGTCACCAAGCTGGTCGAGTACAGCTACGACGACGCGCACCGCTCCACCCTGCCGCTGATGGCGACCTACGCGGGCACGCCGGGCAAGGCGGGCAAGGCGCTCGAGCAGGCCGCGCCGGCCGGTTCGGTGAAGGACGACGAACTGCCCAGCGCCAACGCGGTGGCACTGCGCGAGAGCAAGAAGAAGGCGGCGACGTTCTGGGAGGCGGTCGACGACGACAGCGCCACCGCGACGAAGGCACCGAAGCTCGCCGACGGCATCAGGAAGCTCTGGCTCGACCGGCCGGTGCGGGTGACGCTGGACCAGAGCGTTCCGCAGATCGGCGCCCCGGAGGCGTGGGCGAAGGGATACGACGGCACCGGCACCAAGGTGGCCGTCCTCGACACCGGTGTCGACCCCGACCACCCCGATCTGGCGGGGCGGGTGAAGGAGACGAAGAACTTCACCGACGACCCCGACGCGGTCGACCACCACGGTCACGGCACGCATGTCGCCTCGACCATCGCCGGCTCGGGTGCCGCGTCGGGCGGCAAGTTCAAGGGTGTGGCGCCGGGCGCCGACCTGTACATCGGCAAGGTCCTCAACAGCGCCGGCAGCGGCCCCGAGTCGGGGGTCATCGCCGGCATGGAGTGGGCGGTGGCCGAGGGCGCGGACGTCATCAGCATGAGCCTCGGCTCGGAGGCCCCCAGTGACGGCACCGACCCGCTGAGCAAGGCCGTCGACCAGCTGACCGCGTCCTCCGGTGCGCTGTTCGTCATCGCGGCCGGCAACACGGGCCCCGGCAAGTCGACCGTGGGCTCGCCCGGTGCCGCCGACGCCGCGCTGACCGTCGGCGCGGTGTCCAAGCAGGACCAGCTGGCGAGCTTCTCCAGCCGCGGCCCGGTCAAGGACACCTTCGCGGTCAAGCCGGAGATCACCGCACCGGGCGTGGACATCGTCGCCGCACGGGCCACGGGCACCTCGATGGGCACCCCCGTCGACGCCGACTACACCTCCGCCAGCGGCACCTCGATGGCCACGCCGCATGTGGCCGGTGCCGCGGCGATCCTCGCCCAGCGCCATCCGGACTGGACCGCCGACCGGCTCAAGCAGGTGCTGGTCGGCACCGCCGAGCAGGGCTCGTACACCGCCTACCAGCAGGGCGGCGGCCGGGTCGACGTGCCCAAGGCGCTCAACGCCACGGTCTACTCGCGCCCCGCCGTCGTCAGCATGGGCAAGTCGTCGGCCGACAGTGCGCCGGTCACCAGGACGATCGGTTACGTGAACACCTCCGCGGCGGACACCACGCTGTCGCTCCGCCTGTTCACCGTCGGAGAGACCGCGCCCCCGGCGGACGGCACGTTCACGCTCGGCGCCACCAGCGTGACGGTCCCGGCGAACTCCACGGCCGACGTGACGGTGACCTACCACCCCGAACTCGGCGCCACGGGCGACTACACCGGCGTCATCACCGCCACCGCGACCGACGGCACCGCTGTCCACACCACCGTCGGGGCGACGAAGGACGTACCCACCGTCGACCTCACCGTCAACACGATCGACCGGCACGGAAACCCGGCGACCGGCGAGCTTGTGGTGTTCGACCTGGACACGGGGGCTTTCCGCCAGGTCTTCCCCCAGGACGGAACCAAGACTGTCGCAGTGCCGCAGGGACGCTACTCCGTCATGGGTGTCGTACACACGAGGGACCAGGCCTCGTCCCAGGTCACGGACTACACCCTCGCCGGTGAGCCCGTGGTGGAACTGAAGGCGGACCGGACGATCACGCTGGACGCCCGGCTGGGCAAGGAGGTCAAGGTCGCGACGCCCAGGGAGTCCGAGTCGAAGAACGGCGTCAAGCTCGGGTACCGCCAACAGCTC includes:
- a CDS encoding S8 family serine peptidase, yielding MAGALGTPAIAAAETPAARATQPQENGPVVTAHTITLVTGEVVTLERHADGLQAATVAPTPDGTPTAFSSMKVGDEVYVIPDTAQPYLAANKLDRELFNVTKLVEYSYDDAHRSTLPLMATYAGTPGKAGKALEQAAPAGSVKDDELPSANAVALRESKKKAATFWEAVDDDSATATKAPKLADGIRKLWLDRPVRVTLDQSVPQIGAPEAWAKGYDGTGTKVAVLDTGVDPDHPDLAGRVKETKNFTDDPDAVDHHGHGTHVASTIAGSGAASGGKFKGVAPGADLYIGKVLNSAGSGPESGVIAGMEWAVAEGADVISMSLGSEAPSDGTDPLSKAVDQLTASSGALFVIAAGNTGPGKSTVGSPGAADAALTVGAVSKQDQLASFSSRGPVKDTFAVKPEITAPGVDIVAARATGTSMGTPVDADYTSASGTSMATPHVAGAAAILAQRHPDWTADRLKQVLVGTAEQGSYTAYQQGGGRVDVPKALNATVYSRPAVVSMGKSSADSAPVTRTIGYVNTSAADTTLSLRLFTVGETAPPADGTFTLGATSVTVPANSTADVTVTYHPELGATGDYTGVITATATDGTAVHTTVGATKDVPTVDLTVNTIDRHGNPATGELVVFDLDTGAFRQVFPQDGTKTVAVPQGRYSVMGVVHTRDQASSQVTDYTLAGEPVVELKADRTITLDARLGKEVKVATPRESESKNGVKLGYRQQLPGKRGIDFMKGAFSPLWDHAYAVPTEPVTLGTFEFHFQQRRYSPEIRAAYAGRGGVLPLEPVVYAARLYGTSTLRAADAGMARPEDLTGKDLRGKLAVVTRDAARRSIDLITAVADAGAKAVVIVNDRPGPFATIVPRATGSAIPAWSLTQDEGAVLLGRMADGPTRIVLQGITGVPQVYNIAMMVPGRIPADPVDAVTAKNSAVLKSDYRGTKGTVIGDVVSAIRPNDSLVTDVYDSFDVPVAREEWYSTGGKWPTMKEMRWWHRVYPDRADNSRSVRDVLRTYQPGEQHEESWLGAANGPAGPQATQAVREGDNITLTVPEMSDSQGHFGFFEHAADKRTVRIYQDGKLLKETPRLLQTTLPVSPDPATYRVTLDTSRPAWFPLSTQTSTAWTFRSTRPTSDTENLALLWPEYGLDLDAENTARAGRTDRFDLAFALQTGTAPDIRGVEVTMSIDDGDTWHPAKVKCEKRDSYTVTLRNPESGYVSLRVKAWDADGSRIEQTLIRAYAVR